In Reichenbachiella agarivorans, one genomic interval encodes:
- a CDS encoding MOSC domain-containing protein produces MITVSDLYIYPLKSGAAVSLVTCEITATGLANDRRLAVIDADNKILTGREYPKLLGVQAAVTGQVLHLREKSNKEIDITISAENNELLDIMLFKNLVQGIDLGSAAAAWVSNLLSTNCRLVAMLEHHRPLREKDGGQSGDKVNYADTSPILLLSEESLADLNQRLDSPVTMQHFRPNIVVKGCLPYEEDTWQTVEINGCLFDVHLHCPRCVFITIDPVTQQKDPNAEPLATLAKYRKQTNNAVTFGVYLVPRRLGCVKIGDSVKST; encoded by the coding sequence ATGATCACAGTTTCGGATTTATATATTTATCCTTTAAAATCTGGTGCAGCTGTATCGCTAGTCACTTGTGAGATTACGGCGACTGGATTGGCAAATGATCGTCGATTGGCGGTCATTGATGCCGACAATAAGATCCTAACAGGGCGGGAATACCCAAAACTGTTGGGTGTGCAGGCTGCGGTCACTGGACAAGTCCTTCACCTTCGTGAAAAATCAAATAAAGAAATTGACATCACTATCAGCGCAGAGAATAACGAATTATTGGATATCATGCTGTTCAAGAATCTGGTGCAAGGCATCGATCTGGGATCAGCTGCAGCTGCATGGGTCTCAAACTTACTCAGCACCAATTGTAGATTGGTCGCCATGCTGGAGCATCATCGTCCATTGCGAGAAAAGGACGGAGGCCAATCTGGCGACAAGGTTAATTATGCTGATACCTCTCCCATCCTGCTACTATCTGAGGAGTCGCTGGCAGACCTGAACCAAAGACTAGACTCACCCGTGACGATGCAACACTTCCGTCCCAACATAGTCGTCAAAGGCTGTCTACCTTACGAAGAAGATACTTGGCAAACTGTCGAGATCAATGGCTGTCTCTTCGATGTGCATCTCCACTGCCCGAGATGTGTATTCATCACCATAGATCCTGTGACCCAACAAAAAGACCCCAATGCAGAACCACTAGCCACGTTAGCCAAATACAGGAAACAAACCAACAATGCCGTTACCTTTGGTGTTTACCTAGTGCCCAGACGATTGGGATGTGTAAAAATTGGCGACTCTGTCAAATCAACCTAG
- a CDS encoding endonuclease/exonuclease/phosphatase family protein: MEIALIILSYMLSILGFFPAFGITHWTFRVFDYIRIQLVVIQLLILGLSFFLYEVYDITTIGSQIVLILSIIYQLVIIVPYLPISFRSKKQQDTATQMSIISVNVLQKNKEYQRLISLIENTKPDIVLTMETNQDWEDALKSIDHQYKYSCKVPLENRYGMHFFTNLKVNKVKKHFFVSDDRPAIEAHLVSKNNHDFVFWGIHPPPPSPTEQPTSRQKDAEMMMVAKMIRESNFPNLVTGDFNNVCWSRSSKLFSKISTLNDSRVGKGIHGTFPVRPSICRFPIDLLFNSKEIEIIELKTLSEIGSDHLPIFAKFTVNSSSFHTTKSMDSELKEEANDIIKEGHKAAEEEEEA; encoded by the coding sequence TTGGAAATAGCACTTATTATATTATCCTACATGTTGTCCATTCTGGGATTTTTTCCCGCATTTGGAATTACTCATTGGACATTTCGAGTCTTTGATTATATCAGGATTCAACTTGTCGTGATTCAGTTGCTGATCTTAGGTTTAAGTTTCTTTCTCTATGAAGTATATGATATAACCACTATAGGTTCACAGATTGTTTTGATTTTATCCATTATCTATCAACTCGTCATTATAGTACCATATCTGCCCATCAGCTTCAGATCAAAAAAACAACAAGACACTGCTACTCAGATGTCTATTATCAGTGTCAATGTCTTGCAAAAAAATAAGGAGTATCAGCGACTGATATCATTGATTGAAAATACCAAACCAGATATAGTACTCACAATGGAAACTAATCAGGATTGGGAAGATGCTCTTAAGAGCATTGATCATCAATACAAGTATAGTTGCAAAGTACCGTTGGAGAATAGATATGGCATGCATTTTTTTACTAATTTGAAGGTAAACAAGGTTAAAAAGCACTTTTTTGTTTCCGACGACAGACCAGCGATAGAAGCACATTTGGTGAGTAAAAACAACCATGACTTTGTCTTTTGGGGAATTCATCCCCCGCCACCTAGTCCTACCGAACAACCTACTTCGAGACAAAAGGATGCAGAGATGATGATGGTAGCCAAAATGATCAGAGAGTCAAACTTCCCCAACCTTGTCACAGGAGATTTTAACAATGTATGCTGGTCGAGAAGTTCTAAATTGTTCTCTAAAATATCTACTCTGAACGATTCAAGAGTTGGCAAGGGTATTCATGGTACCTTCCCTGTCAGGCCAAGTATATGTAGATTTCCAATAGATTTATTATTCAACTCCAAGGAAATTGAGATCATCGAACTCAAGACACTCTCGGAGATTGGATCTGATCATTTACCCATTTTTGCTAAGTTCACGGTCAATAGCTCAAGTTTCCATACTACCAAAAGCATGGACTCAGAATTAAAAGAAGAAGCCAATGATATCATCAAAGAAGGTCATAAAGCGGCTGAAGAAGAGGAAGAAGCATGA
- a CDS encoding tetratricopeptide repeat-containing sensor histidine kinase — protein MRKYSLLLLFTIGILPIAISLPTSKQDSLVSVLNTVSGIQKLEILMTLGSFKTGEFSRIKDCVDYAGQAKILAKELNEQSSYIRALMLEGEAISGLGNKSAGMDNIQKAIQLAKELPNDTIQAEAYTVLGLQQEANEDLKSALLSYTQSRDLCISMQDTLQMSYAINNMANAHFHMGNMVNALELYHEALELKQIINDVLEFSGAYNNLAMVYKNLGNYDKALEYSMKSLPILFANKNAFRLSLSYLNIGNIQRHLKQYDSALYYHNMALDLSMSIDDTVGFAYAYYNIGSTYYSKAAYEKSVTFYLKALEIFKAQNIKSTVIACYNSLSTTYRKWGKLEEATYYALQGLKLAKEIEHKDTQRELYETLYYTYKEKGDYKKALEYHEQFFAYTDSLLNDQKLKDISQLETNFEISQRDNEINLLSKTNELNALQLKEARRTRLFLIFGSFLLLIVALVFYWSYKSKQTSEKYLSVKNKQLKELNAAKDKFFAIIAHDLRNPLSAFKSLSTALSENFKHLSESELQRYLYNLKNSSEELVNLLHNLLQWALSQTDTLKPNHQSLNLNKILIKNIQLLQENAEQKDIKITTHLSDDSEAFVDAPTIDLVFRNLISNAIKFTSPGGTITISTTTLDDKVKVAIEDTGIGMTEADTKKLFSIVEDTSTIGQSKEKGTGLGLILCKEFVNKNNGEISVKSELGKGSRFDIKLPINKIKKVA, from the coding sequence ATGAGAAAGTATTCTCTACTACTCCTATTTACCATTGGCATCCTTCCTATTGCCATTTCTCTGCCAACATCAAAGCAGGATAGTCTAGTATCAGTATTGAATACCGTATCTGGAATACAAAAACTAGAAATCCTAATGACATTAGGCTCCTTTAAGACTGGGGAGTTTTCACGAATAAAAGATTGTGTAGATTATGCTGGTCAAGCAAAGATTTTGGCTAAAGAGCTAAATGAACAGTCGAGTTACATTCGTGCTCTTATGTTAGAAGGAGAGGCAATAAGTGGCTTAGGAAATAAGTCTGCAGGCATGGACAACATCCAAAAGGCCATTCAACTTGCTAAAGAATTACCTAATGATACCATCCAAGCAGAGGCATACACAGTATTAGGATTACAACAGGAAGCAAATGAGGATTTAAAATCAGCATTACTTTCTTACACACAAAGTCGTGATCTATGTATAAGCATGCAAGACACGTTGCAAATGAGCTATGCCATCAACAACATGGCTAATGCTCATTTCCATATGGGAAATATGGTCAATGCACTGGAATTGTATCATGAGGCTTTGGAACTCAAACAAATAATTAATGACGTCTTGGAGTTTTCAGGTGCGTATAACAATTTGGCAATGGTTTATAAAAACTTAGGGAATTACGACAAAGCATTGGAATACAGCATGAAATCACTTCCAATACTTTTTGCCAACAAGAATGCATTTAGGCTAAGCCTTAGCTACCTTAATATTGGCAACATCCAACGGCACCTCAAACAATACGATAGTGCCCTATACTATCACAACATGGCACTGGATCTCAGCATGAGCATTGATGATACCGTCGGTTTTGCCTATGCTTATTATAACATCGGGAGTACATACTATTCTAAAGCTGCATATGAAAAATCCGTTACTTTTTACTTAAAAGCACTAGAGATATTCAAAGCCCAAAACATCAAATCAACGGTTATCGCATGTTACAACAGTCTATCCACAACCTATCGAAAATGGGGCAAATTAGAAGAGGCTACCTACTATGCACTCCAAGGTCTCAAACTCGCCAAGGAAATAGAACACAAGGACACACAACGAGAATTATACGAAACACTCTACTACACATATAAAGAAAAAGGAGACTATAAAAAAGCGTTAGAATATCACGAACAGTTTTTTGCATATACAGATAGCTTGTTGAATGATCAAAAGCTAAAGGACATTTCACAATTAGAAACCAATTTTGAAATCTCTCAAAGAGACAATGAAATTAATTTACTGAGTAAAACCAATGAGCTCAATGCACTACAACTCAAAGAAGCTCGCAGAACACGCCTATTTTTGATATTTGGGTCCTTTTTGCTATTGATTGTAGCACTGGTTTTTTATTGGAGTTATAAATCTAAACAAACATCCGAAAAGTACCTTTCAGTTAAAAATAAACAACTCAAAGAACTCAATGCTGCCAAGGATAAATTTTTTGCGATTATAGCTCATGACTTGCGTAATCCTTTGTCAGCATTCAAGTCATTGTCCACAGCATTGTCAGAAAATTTCAAGCATCTTTCAGAGAGCGAGTTGCAACGTTACCTGTACAATTTGAAAAATTCATCCGAAGAACTCGTCAATCTGTTGCACAATCTACTACAATGGGCACTTTCACAAACAGACACTTTAAAACCCAACCATCAATCATTGAATCTCAATAAAATTTTGATCAAAAACATCCAACTTTTACAAGAAAACGCTGAGCAAAAGGATATCAAGATCACCACTCACCTATCAGATGATTCGGAGGCATTTGTAGATGCTCCTACTATTGATTTGGTGTTCCGCAATCTTATTTCCAATGCCATCAAGTTTACAAGCCCTGGTGGTACAATTACCATTTCTACGACCACCTTAGATGACAAAGTTAAAGTAGCCATCGAAGATACTGGCATAGGTATGACAGAAGCAGATACTAAAAAATTGTTTAGCATCGTTGAAGACACATCGACCATTGGACAGTCCAAAGAAAAAGGAACAGGTCTGGGGCTCATTTTGTGTAAGGAGTTTGTCAATAAAAACAACGGTGAGATCTCTGTAAAAAGCGAATTGGGCAAAGGGTCACGGTTTGATATCAAATTACCTATTAATAAAATAAAAAAAGTAGCATAG
- a CDS encoding response regulator, translating to MNKIKLFVVDDHTIVRDGIMAMLIGDPEIEIAGDFGSGCDLFPALNRAHPDVVLLDITLPGLSGIEIAKLIHEAHPQMGILMLSALSDESSIIQSIKAGAKGFLPKDIDKKELRKAILEVHKGNRYFGSVITQTIFDCYIQNIVSKVDISEEPHLTDREIEIIKQFCNGLLYKEIADQLGISIKTVESHKAKIMSKLELKSTVDLVKYAINKRIIVL from the coding sequence GTGAATAAGATAAAATTATTTGTAGTTGATGACCACACCATAGTCAGAGATGGCATCATGGCCATGCTAATTGGTGATCCAGAGATTGAAATCGCAGGAGATTTTGGTAGTGGCTGTGACTTGTTCCCAGCACTCAATCGAGCACATCCAGACGTCGTATTACTAGATATCACACTACCAGGCTTGTCAGGAATAGAAATTGCCAAGTTGATCCATGAGGCCCATCCTCAAATGGGGATTTTGATGCTTTCTGCACTGAGTGACGAGAGCTCTATCATCCAATCCATCAAGGCAGGAGCCAAAGGTTTCCTTCCTAAAGACATTGACAAAAAGGAATTAAGAAAGGCTATTCTAGAAGTACATAAGGGCAACAGGTATTTTGGCTCTGTCATTACACAAACCATCTTCGATTGCTACATTCAAAATATCGTTTCAAAAGTCGATATAAGTGAAGAGCCTCACCTAACGGACCGAGAGATCGAAATCATCAAACAATTTTGTAACGGGCTACTCTACAAAGAAATCGCTGACCAACTCGGTATCAGCATCAAAACAGTGGAATCCCACAAAGCCAAAATCATGAGTAAACTAGAACTAAAATCCACCGTAGACCTTGTTAAATACGCTATTAATAAACGAATAATTGTCCTCTAA
- a CDS encoding histidine phosphatase family protein encodes MKSKNIYLIRHGQTDFNKQKRVQGRGIDSDLNLLGRLQAAAFFEVYKDVKFDKIYTSSLKRTVQSVQGFIDQGIPYESLSGFDEISWGLHEGLPYDEARHARYLEGIDEWGKGNLNHRVGEGDTPIEVRDRQIQAMDYVLSQENEHNILIATHGRAMRFQLCWMMGMPLSDSELFEHANLCLYQLRYDENKYEIIKRCDISHLAHIDSEFEV; translated from the coding sequence TTGAAAAGCAAAAATATATACCTCATCCGTCATGGACAGACTGATTTCAACAAACAAAAAAGAGTACAAGGTAGAGGGATAGATTCTGATCTCAATCTACTGGGTAGGTTGCAGGCGGCAGCATTTTTTGAGGTTTACAAAGATGTAAAGTTTGATAAAATATATACCTCGTCACTAAAGAGAACCGTGCAATCCGTCCAAGGATTTATAGATCAAGGGATTCCTTACGAAAGTCTATCGGGTTTTGATGAAATTAGTTGGGGATTGCACGAGGGATTGCCCTATGATGAGGCACGCCATGCAAGGTATTTGGAAGGAATAGACGAATGGGGCAAAGGCAATCTTAACCACAGAGTAGGAGAGGGCGACACTCCGATCGAGGTGAGGGACAGGCAAATCCAAGCTATGGATTATGTCCTTTCTCAAGAAAATGAACACAACATCCTGATCGCTACACATGGTCGAGCCATGCGCTTTCAACTCTGCTGGATGATGGGCATGCCACTCAGTGATTCAGAGTTATTCGAACATGCCAATCTCTGTCTCTATCAATTGAGATATGATGAGAATAAATACGAAATCATCAAAAGATGTGACATATCTCATTTGGCACATATTGATTCGGAATTTGAGGTGTAG
- a CDS encoding hotdog fold thioesterase → MFKEIFTLDAINDLSQNTLLEHIGIQFTEIGKDYLIATMPVDSRTHQPMGLLHGGASVVLAESLGSLAATMTLDPDLQYCVGLDINANHIKSVRTGLVEGKATPLHIGKKTQVWEIKISNPNKELVCVSRITLAIIDKKHA, encoded by the coding sequence ATGTTCAAAGAAATCTTTACGCTGGATGCTATCAATGATTTATCCCAAAACACCCTTTTGGAACATATAGGTATCCAATTCACTGAAATTGGTAAAGATTATTTAATAGCCACCATGCCTGTAGATAGTCGTACTCATCAACCCATGGGGCTGCTTCATGGTGGCGCTTCTGTAGTATTGGCTGAGTCTCTAGGCAGTCTAGCAGCAACCATGACCCTCGATCCAGATTTGCAATATTGTGTCGGTCTGGATATCAACGCCAACCATATCAAAAGCGTAAGGACAGGTCTAGTAGAAGGCAAGGCGACTCCCTTGCACATAGGCAAGAAAACCCAAGTATGGGAAATCAAAATCTCCAACCCCAATAAAGAATTGGTATGTGTGAGTAGAATCACTCTGGCCATCATTGATAAAAAGCACGCATGA
- a CDS encoding chorismate-binding protein: MNSLNQFRQLTGQSTYAENLTHLFNAAIKENIPIAIWRKPAEEQIQAICQISDRKLQIEELENAPEGFIFHPFRKPEGESRNYILSEIELSQKKNEFVIHPTLQNHSTELSAFFHVFKELQSDDKFKFTDFLHSSPEVDEDKDKFISLVEKCKQYISEGYYQKIVPSRRAKYGIKKNFHPVHELFKLCEAYENAFVSLVYMPGNGLWIGATPELLISTENNQYFHTVSLAGTQGVPPDFDLSRAAWRHKEIEEQALVSRYIVNCFKQIRLREYDENGPKTVKAGNLIHLKTSFKVDMKATNFPELASTMLQLLHPTSAICGMPMKPAAQFLEQNEGYDREYFSGYLGPVNFESSTSIFVNLRCSRVYRDGGVIYAGAGVTEYSIAEDEWAETEIKFRTLLNVFESNA; this comes from the coding sequence ATGAATTCATTGAATCAATTCAGACAACTCACGGGTCAAAGCACCTATGCGGAGAATTTAACGCATCTGTTCAATGCAGCAATCAAAGAAAATATTCCGATTGCGATATGGAGGAAACCTGCAGAGGAGCAAATTCAGGCTATCTGCCAGATCAGTGATAGAAAGCTTCAAATCGAAGAACTAGAAAATGCACCTGAGGGATTCATTTTTCATCCATTCAGAAAACCTGAAGGAGAAAGTAGAAACTACATCCTCTCTGAGATTGAGTTGTCACAGAAAAAAAATGAATTTGTCATCCATCCTACGTTGCAAAACCACAGCACAGAACTAAGTGCCTTCTTTCATGTATTTAAGGAACTACAATCAGATGATAAATTCAAGTTTACGGACTTTTTGCATAGCTCACCTGAAGTAGATGAAGACAAGGATAAGTTCATTTCACTGGTAGAGAAGTGTAAACAATATATCTCAGAGGGTTATTATCAAAAGATCGTCCCTTCACGGCGTGCCAAGTACGGCATAAAAAAGAATTTTCATCCAGTACATGAGTTGTTCAAACTCTGTGAAGCCTATGAAAATGCCTTTGTATCACTGGTCTACATGCCTGGCAATGGGTTATGGATAGGTGCTACTCCCGAACTACTCATTTCTACTGAAAATAATCAATATTTCCATACAGTATCACTAGCAGGGACACAAGGTGTGCCACCAGATTTTGATCTAAGCAGAGCGGCATGGAGACACAAAGAGATTGAAGAGCAAGCACTGGTTAGCCGGTATATCGTCAACTGTTTCAAACAAATAAGGCTCAGGGAATATGACGAAAATGGACCCAAAACCGTAAAGGCTGGCAACTTGATACATCTCAAGACTTCGTTCAAAGTAGACATGAAGGCAACCAACTTTCCAGAATTGGCTAGCACGATGCTCCAACTGCTACATCCTACTTCTGCCATCTGTGGTATGCCCATGAAACCCGCAGCACAGTTTTTGGAACAGAACGAAGGTTATGACCGAGAATATTTTAGTGGTTATCTTGGCCCTGTCAACTTTGAGAGCAGTACATCCATCTTTGTCAACCTTAGGTGCTCTCGCGTCTACCGTGATGGTGGAGTGATTTATGCTGGAGCAGGCGTCACTGAGTACAGCATCGCAGAAGATGAATGGGCAGAAACAGAAATCAAATTCCGAACGCTACTAAACGTGTTTGAAAGTAACGCATGA